The nucleotide sequence TTTATCGCAGACGGGCATCACCGCTATGAAACCGCACTCAACTATCGCAAGGAACTGACCGCCGCCGGTGAGCTGACGGACGATCTTGCGGCCCCGAACTTCGTCCTGATGCAGCTCGTGGGAATGCAGGATCCTGGACTGCAGATTCTTCCTACGCACCGAATTGTCTCGGGACTGCCTGCCGACCTCACGTCGCAGCAAGTCGTGGATGCACTGAAATCCTGCTGCGAAATTGATGTCCTCGAACAGGGTGACAAAGGGGCGCAAGAGGCGTGGGAACTGATCGAAGCCGACGGGGGACAGGATGTCTTCGGCTTTGGCACCGCCGCCGATGGGAAATGGCTGTTCGTCCGAGTGACCGACCCCAGCCTTATGGAATCACTTGCCGCCGACCACAGCGAAGACTGGCAGTCCCTGGGGGTCAGCCTGCTGCACAAACTGCTGCTCGAAGAGCTGCTGTTCAAGAAGCTCGGTGGCACTCCTCAATTCGAATACGTTCATCGACTGGATGAAACAACGGCCGCGCTGAACGCGAAGACCCATCAGCTTGGATGCCTGGTTGCCCCCGCCTCCATTGAGCATGTTCAGACGATCGCGGCCAATCGAGAAACGATGCCGCCCAAGAGTACCTACTTCTACCCCAAGCTCCTGTCGGGGCTCGTCGTCCACTCACTCTCGTGACCCACGGGTGGCGCCCCACCCCAGTGGGGCGCCACCGTCTCACTTCGATCTGTTCTGTGTCACGTGACTTTCCACCCCGCAACGGAAGAACCGAACATGGTGTCTGTCGTCCATCGTGCGTCATCGATCGCGTTTATCGCCATCCTTTCCTGCATCGGGTGGGCAACACATTCACTGCTCGCCGATGGTCCGGCCGACAACCAGGTGGATCAGGTCCGGCGGATTCCGAAGCTCGGTGTGGAAGTCCCCGAGGCAGACCGTCAGGAACTGACCGAAGGACTGACCTCACTGCAAGCCAAAATCGAGCGACTTAGCCAATCCGCCTCGCCGACAGTGAAGGGCTTGTTGCCGGACATTCTGATCTTCCATCGAGCCGTCGATCAGGCACTACGGTACCAGGAGTTTTTTGACGCCAAAGAGATCCCCGTCGGCAAGAGTCTCTTGCAACAGGGGCATCAGCGAGCGGATCAGTTGCTGGCGGGCGAAGCCCCCTGGACCAGGCAGACCGGTTTAGTCGTGCGAGGATACATTTCCCGCATTGACCGCACCGTCCAGCCGTATGGGCTGGTTATTCCCGCGACTTACCAGTTCGACGGATCAGAAGCCCACCGTCTCGACTTCTGGTTTCACGGACGTGGCGAAGTTCTCAGCGAAGTCAATTTCCTCAACGA is from Schlesneria sp. DSM 10557 and encodes:
- a CDS encoding DUF1015 domain-containing protein, with amino-acid sequence MVEVSPFRGWRYDVSQVGDLSDVVTPPYDVIDSKFQDQLYKKHPCNFIRLELNRVEPADPDPKARYDRAAEFIKHWMIDGVLLQEQEDAIYVYSQEFKWEGKTFVRGGFLARVRLEEFGTGNVYPHEQTLSGPKQDRLSLIRATRANLSPIFGLYPDETGSLQKGLDDACIKLTPSLAKDHLGVIHRVWVIKDHALIGKVKAELRDKPVFIADGHHRYETALNYRKELTAAGELTDDLAAPNFVLMQLVGMQDPGLQILPTHRIVSGLPADLTSQQVVDALKSCCEIDVLEQGDKGAQEAWELIEADGGQDVFGFGTAADGKWLFVRVTDPSLMESLAADHSEDWQSLGVSLLHKLLLEELLFKKLGGTPQFEYVHRLDETTAALNAKTHQLGCLVAPASIEHVQTIAANRETMPPKSTYFYPKLLSGLVVHSLS